CGACGCCCTCCGACCTCGCGACGGAGGTCGACACCTCGCTACAGAACGTCCAGTACCATCTCGGAAACCTCTCCGAGGCGGGACTCATCGAAGTGAAAGACACGCGCTACTCGGAGAAAGGGCGAGAGATGAACGTGTACGCACCCGCCGACCGCGCGCTCGTCGTCGTCGCCGGACGTGAAGACGACACGAGCGGCCTGAAGAGCGCACTCACCCGTCTCATCGGCGGTGTCGGCGTGCTCGGTATCGGCGGGGCCGTGGTGAACCGACTCGCGCGGACGGGTTCTGTCTTCCCGTTCGCGGCAACTGGTGGTGCAAGCGACGGTACAGCGAGCGGTGGCAGTGCGGAACGCGCTGATTCCGGTGGAGCCGGTGCCAGCGGCGGTGCTGGCGGTGCAAACGACTCGACGACTTCGGACGTGGCCGTCTCGTATGAAGGCGAAGACAGCGCGGTGAACCTCACTGGCGACCAACAGACGACTGTCGCGGACGCGACGACCACCTCCGACGGCGGTGGAGGGTACAGTATCGCAGAGGCGACGACCGAGTCCGCAGAGGCAACCCAAACCGCCGCCGAGGAAGCGACGAAGACAGTGACCGAAGCGGCCACCCAGACCGCCGCCGAGACGGCCACGTCGACGCCCGTTCCGGCGGCCGAACCGACCACGACGGCAGCGCAGACGGCCGCAGACGGGGCAGCCCAACTCACGAGTGGGTCCGTGGGTATCGCCGACACGCTCGGGTCGTTGTCACCGGGCGCACTGTTCTTCCTCGGGGGGCTGACCGTCCTCGTGGTGTGGGTCGCACTCGGCGTGGTACAAGACTAAAACATCCGTTTTAGCTTACGGTGCGTATTTCACCGGCGCTCTCTTAGAACTGGGTACGAGGCTACGTCTGGTCTACTGACGACGGGTGCTTTGCCCCTGCCCCCCGTTGCCATCCCCCGTCCGACGTGGCCTCGGAACGCCCACACAGGTCCTCCACCCTGTTTCCGCTGATTCTGCCGGCCCTCCACCGGACTCCCGTGGTCAGTTCCCGCCGGGCACCACACGGAACGTCTTGAACACGTCTCCATCGACTGTGACGAGTCGCCCGCGGAGGCCACCGTCCGGGAGTTCCTCGAATTCGGCGTGTGCCTGCCGGTTCCCTCGTGGTTGTGCGTGACTCCCCGGATTGATGAGCGGAATCGCACCCGTGCGGTCGAACGTCGGACGATGGCTGTGACCGAAGATGACGGCGTCAGCACCGCGTTCGCGACCGAACAGTGAGAGCGCAGTCCCGCCGCCACGGCGCGTGTGCGTCATCGCGAACTCCACGCCGCCGTAGGTGAAGTTCCGTGCCTCGGGGATTCGAGCGCGAATCTCCGGTCCGTCGTTGTTGCCGTAGACCGCGAGGAACTGCTCGGACTCGTCGATGAAGTCGTCGAGGACGGACTCGCGCATGAAGTCTCCCGCGTGGACGACGAGGTCTGCTTCTCGGACCGCCTTGAGCGTGCGACTCGTGAGGCGATGGCCGTCTGTACTGTGTGTGTCGGAGACGACGACGAGCATACCACGCCTATGGGTCGAAGACGTTGAAACCTACCGACTGCGAGCGGAGAGACGAGACACGCAGCCGGCCACAAACCCGATACATGTGTCTGTGGCGGAAAGTCTATCCACCCACGGGGAGTGGCCCACGACATGGCAGGCAGCACATCGGTCGTTATCGCGGCACTCTTCGCGAACGCGGCCATCGCCGTCCTCAAATTTCTTGGATTCCTCGCCACCGGAAGCCCGTCTATGCTCTCGGAGACCTACCACTCTATCTCCGACACTGGGAACCAGGTCTTTCTCCTCATCGGCATTCGGTACAGCAAGCGCGAGGAGACTCGCGCACATCCGTTCGGGTTCGGGAAAGCACAGTTCTTCTACTCGTTTCTCGTCTCTGTGATGCTCTTCGGCATCGCTGGGTGGGAGTCGGCAAAACACGGCTACGAGGCACTGATGCACCCGTCACACGGTGGTGGCGCAGAGAGTCTCTTGCTCTTCGGGATGGAGGTTCGCCCCGTCTACGTCAACGCCGCCATCCTGCTCGGTGCCATCGCGTTCGAGAGTTACGCCTTCGTGAAGGCGAACGAAGAACTGCAGCGACAGATTCAGGAGTACGAGTGGTCGGGGCTCGTCCAAGCGTTCCGTGAGACGAGCGACGTGACGACGCTGACAGCGTTCACCGAGGACACCGTCGCACTCGTCGGTGCGATGCTCGCACTGGTCGGCATCGGCCTCACCGAACTCACGGGGAACGAAGTGTACGACGCTGCGACAGCACTTCTCATCGGTATCCTCCTCATGGGCTTCGCCATCGCACTCGCGTGGGAGAACAAGCGACTCCTTCTCGGTGAGAGCGTCGCCACACGCGAAGAACAGGAACTCAAAGCGATCATTCGGAGTGACCCCAGCGTCGTCCACATCGACAAGTTCCGCGCCTCGTACGTCGGGCCGGAAAAACTGCTCGTCGCGCTCGACGTGAGTTTCGACCCCGACCTCGACACCGAAGAGATAGACGACCACATCACCGCCATCGAAGACAAACTTCGTGAGGCGGACGACCGGGTCCACTTCGTCTACATCGAACCCGAACTGTGAGACGACGCTCGCCGAACGGTCGCCGGTCGGGGACGTCCCGAACTACCGCGATTCGACCGCGTCGGCGACGAGCGAAACTGCTTCTTCGACGTCCGCTCGGGAGACGTTCAGATTCGTCGTAAAGCGGGTGTGATACTCGCCGAATGGACCGCCGAGGACGCCGACCTCGCCGCACAGGTCGACGAACTCCTCGGCAGTCAGTCCCGCGTGTTCGGAGTCCACGACGACGATGTTGGTATCGGGTGTCGGTACCGACAGTCCCTCCACGGCGTCGAGGCCTTCCGCGAGGAGGCGGGCGTTCTCGTGGTCGTCGGCCAATCGCTCGACGTTGTCGAGCGCGACGAGACCCGGTGCGGCGATGATGCCGGCCTGTCGCATGCCGCCGCCGAACTGCTTGCGGACGCGGGTCGCATCCTCGATGAACTCCTCGGGTCCTGCGAGAATCGAACCGACGGGCGCGCCGAGGCCCTTCGAGAGACAGAACATCACGGTATCGACGTTCTCGACCATCGCCGTCGGGTCTTCGTCGAGGGCGACACAGGCGTTGAACATGCGGGCACCGTCGAGGTGGACTGGGATGCCGAGGTCGTGCGCTGCCTCGGCCGCCGCGTCGATGTCTGCTTTCGGAATGGCGACGCCGCCGCGGGCGTTGTGTGTATTTTCGAGACACATGACGCCGGTGCCGGCGACGTGGAGGGACTCTTCTCGCGCGTGCTCGCGTACCTGTTCGGGCGTCGGCGCCGCGCGGTCACCGGCGTCGAAGGCCCGAACCTGCAGGCCCGACAGTTCGGCGAACCCGCCGACTTCCCACTTGTAGACGTGGGCTTCGGCGTCGACGAGTGCCTCCTGCCCGGGCGACGTGTGGACGCGGGCGGCGATTTGGTTCCCCATCGTCCCGGAGGGGACGAACAGGGCGGCCTCCTTGCCGACCATCTCGGCGGTACGGGTTTCGAGTTCGTTCACAGTCGGGTCGTCGCCGTACACGTCGTCGCCGACGTCGGCGTCGCGGGCGGCCACGCGCATCTCGTCAGAGGGGAGCGTAACCGTGTCACTTCGGAGGTCGATCATTGCGCGAAGAGACCGCACCGAGTGAGAAATAGTCGGTGGTTGTTTCGAGAGACGGTACCACGGTGGCAACATTTGCGCTTCGAAAGGTGTTTGCCCCGGGGGCACACACGACGCGGTATGGACCCACGCATCCGCGAACACGCCCAGACCATCGTCGACCACTCGACACGCGTCGAGGGGGGCGACAACGTCGTCGTCTCCGCACCTGCAGTCGCCGACGACCTCGTGACCGCTATCTGCGAACTCATCGGTGAGCGAGGTGCGTACGTCGTCACCACGAGTTCTGACCCACGGTTCATGCGTGCGTATCTCCGCGCGTCCGAGAAAGAGGAGTTCGAGACGCCCGAACACCAGCTCGCGCTCTTCGAGGAGTCGGACGTTCTCATCAACATCCGTGCCGAAACCAACGCCACCGAACAGAGTGACGTCGACCCCAAGACGAACGCCGCGTGGAGGCGCGCCTACAAGCCGATTCAAAAAGAGGCGCTCTCGAAGCGCTGGTGTCTCACACAGTACCCTGCGAAGGGGAGTGCCCAACTCGCCGGCATGAGCACCGAGGCGTACGAGAACTTCGTCTACGACGCCGTCAGCCTCGACTGGGAGAAACAGGCCGACCACCAACAGCAGATGGTCGACCTGATGAACGACGCCGACGAGGTCCGCATCACGTCGGGCGACGAGACGGACGTGACGATGAGCATCGCCGGCAACACCACCATCAACGACAAGGGCGAACACAACCTCCCCGGCGGCGAAGTGTTCACCGCGCCCGTCAAGGACTCCGTCGAGGGCGAGGTGTACTTCGACCTGCCACTGTACCGTCAGGGCCGTGAAATCACCGGCGTCCGCGTCACGTTCGAAGACGGGAAGGTCGTCGACTACTCCGCAGAGCGCAACGAGGAGGTTCTCGACGGCGTGTTCGACACCGACGAAGGTGCCCGCTTCCTCGGCGAACTCGGTATCGGCATGAACCGCAACATCGACCAGTTCACCTACAACATGCTCTTCGACGAGAAGATGGGCGACACCGTCCACATGGCCGTCGGCGCGGCGTACCCCGAGACGGTCGGCGACGACAACGAGGTCAACGAGAGCGCCGAACACGTGGACATGATTGTCGACATGTCCGAGGATTCGGTCATCGAACTCGACGGTGAAGTCGTACAGCGCAACGGTACGTTCGTGTTCGAAGACGACTTCTGAGGCTGGTTTTCCCTCCAACGTTTCCACAAAGTCCCTTCCAACGTTTCCACGAGCGAACACCGTGTGCGGGCGATAGGAGGCGTTAACTAGCTATTTCTCGCTGTTCAGCGTATCGAACAGTGGTGGAGAATCATAATGGCCAGAGTGGTACATTTCGACATCGGGGCGGACGACCCCGAACGAGCAATCTCGTTCTACAGCGAGGTCTTTGGATGGGAGTTCGAGAAGTGGGACGGCCCCATGGACTACTGGTTGGTGATGACGGGAGACCCCAACACACCCGGCATCGATGGTGGGCTCGCACCGCGTGACGGACCTGCGCCGGACGACGACACACCCACCGCAACCTACACCTGCACAATCGACGTGAACGACGTCGACAGTGTCGTCGAATCGGTCACCGAACACGGGGGACGTGTCGCAGACGACCCCCAAACGATTCCGGGAGTGGGCCGTCTCGCCTACTGTTACGATACTGAGGGGAATCGATTCGGTGTGATGGAGAGCGACGAGACTGCCGTCTGAGTTCGCCGCTGAGAGTTCCGATTTTCACAGTATCGCCCGTCAAAACGCCAGTGGAAAGCATCGCTTCACCTCTGGTTTTCGGACCTTCGATGTCGTTACGTCACCGGGTCTCCAGTCGAAACAGTACCCTTCAGAAAGACGGTCGATATGCTAGTGCCAATCCCGTCAGACAGACGTCGTACGAGGCGTGAAATTCTGGAATCTCCAGTCGAAACGGTGCCCTTCGCCCTATAGACAAGATTGTGACACATATTCACATGGCCACCAGACTTAACCGAGTCTCAAAGAGAGATTGCTTCGATGCCAGCGGTTCAGTGTAGAGCGTGTGGACGCGACGTGGCCGTTCACGAGATCGAGACGAGGACGCGAACGAATTCCACGGGGTTCGACACACGGTATCGGTGTCCCTACTGCCACACCGAGATGCGAGACGTGAAAACGCGAATCGTCTAATTTACGCGTCGATATCGAGTTCGAACTGCTCGTTTTCGGTGACGGCGTTGAGCACGACGGAGGTGTTGGACTCACGGATATCGACGTCGGTGAGCAACTTCTTAATCTGCGTGTTCATGCCGTCGGTGTCGCGGAACTTGCCGATGGCGATTATGTCGTAGTCACCGGTGACCTCGTAGACCGAAATCATCTGCTTTTCCTGCTGAAGACGCTCGGTGACGTCGCCGAGTGCCGACCCCTCGACTTTCAGTTGGATGACCGCGGTGACGTCGTAGCCGAGTGCGTCGTAGTTCACGCGTGGGGTGTACCCCTCGATGACCCCCTCGTCTTCGAGATCTCGGAGGTGATTCGAGACGGTCGTGACCGACACGTCGAGTTCTTCGGCGAGACTGCGCAGACTCGCGCGGCCATCTCCGAGTAGTGCGTTGATGAGTTTCGCGTCGAGGTTTTCGTACGTCATTACATTGTGAGTCCGTCCCGGGGCATTAGAATTTTACGAATATCCAATTCTGTGGGAAGATGCGGGGAATTGCATTAAGCGGAAAGGTCTTTATAGTTCGGGTGTTCGACTCGTGTGTCCAGGAAAATGACGGAAGAAAACGTACGCACTGACGGTGGCCTGAGCGCAGAAGCACAGGCAGTCGTCGACGAAATCGAAGAGAAGAATGTCGACTTCCTCCGCCTCCAGTTCACCGACATTCTCGGTACCGTAAAGAACGTCTCCGTCCCTGCCTCGCAGGCCGAAAAGGCGTTCACAGAAGGAATCTACTTCGACGGCTCGTCCATCGACGGCTTCGTCCGCATTCAGGAGTCGGACATGCGCCTCGAGCCCGACCCGTCCACGTTCGCCATCCTCCCATGGCGCCAGAAAGAAAACAGCGCAGCAGCCCGCCTCATCTGTGACGTGTTCAACACGTCCACCGGCGAGCCGTTCGAAGGCGACCCGCGTGGTGTCCTCAAGCGCGCAATCGAGCGTGCCGACGAGATGGGCTACGACATCAACGCCGCGCCCGAGCCGGAGTTCTTCCTGTTCGAAGAAGACGAGAACGGCCGCGCGACGACCGTCACGAACGACGCCGGTGGCTACTTCGACCTCGCGCCGAAGGACCTTGCCTCGGACGTCCGTCGTGACATCATCTATGGCCTCGAAAGCATGGGCTTCGACATCGAAGCGTCCCACCACGAGGTCGCCCAGGGCCAGCACGAGATCAACTTCACGTACGACGACGCTCTCTCGACGGCCGACAACGTCGCAACGTTCCGGTCTGTCGTCCGCGCTATCGCGGCCGAACACGACCTCCACGCGACGTTCATGCCCAAGCCAATCGCCCGCATCAACGGTTCGGGTATGCACACGCACATCTCGCTGTTCCAGAACGGCGAGAACGCGTTCCACGACGACGACGACGAGTTCAACCTGAGCGAGACGGCGAAGCAGTTCACCGCAGGTATCCTCGAACACGCACCGGCAGTCACCGCTGTGTGTGACCCGACGGTCAACTCCTACAAGCGCCTCGTCCCCGGCTACGAAGCACCGGTCTACATCGCGTGGTCCGACCGCAACCGCTCTGCGCTTATCCGTAAGCCGGCCGCCCGCACGCCGGCCGCCTCGCGTATCGAGGCTCGCTTCCCCGACCCGTCCTGTAACCCGTACCTCGCCCTCGCGGCACTCATCCACGCCGGTCTCGACGGCATCGAGCGCGGCCTCGAGTGCCCCGACCCGGTCCGCGAGAACATCTACGAGTTCGACGAGGAGAAGCGCGAAGAGTACGGCATCGAGACGCTCCCGAAGGACCTCGGCGCGGCAGTCGACGCCCTCGAAGAAGACGAAGTCATCCAGAACGCCCTCGGTGACCACGTCTACGACAAGTTCGTCGAAGCCAAGCGCGCGGAGTTCAAGGACTACCTCGTCTCCGTCTCCGAGTGGGAACTCGACCGCTACCTCGAGACGTTCTAAACGGTCTCGACCCACAGACACCACTTTTTGTTGCAGTCCGCACACCGTGAGCGACGGGACCGAGTGTGAGTCGCGAGAGCGAATGTCTGCGTCGCGAGAACGGATTTTTCAGTCACTGGAGTGAGACTGAGACGATGACAGTCTACGCGTCCCTCGCCGTCGTGGTGTTCGGCGTTGTACTGTTCGTCTTCGCGGAGGACATGCTGTTCGCACGTCGGTTTGGGCCGATTACGGAGGGCGCACGGTCCTCCGAGACCGGTGGCTACGCCTTCCGGTTTCTCGGAGTCATCTTCGTCGCAGTCGGCGTCGCGAAGCTTCTCGGGGTGTGAGCGAGGTCGAAAGAGATTCACAGCGGGACCAGGGCGCGACGACTGAACGGTGAACAACGAGCGGTGAACGGTAAAACGGCGAAACGACGAAACGAAGAAACGACGAGAACGTGTCAGTCCGCGCTCTGTGCAACCGAGTCGTCGGCGAATCGAACCTGCAATCGAGGAGCGACGAGGATGAACGCGACGACACCACCCGTCGCGAGAATCGTCACCGGAATCGGTGCGTCGAGCGCATCGGTGATACCCCAGAGGCCACCCGCCCCGAGGAACGAGACGAGTGCGACCGGTGGCGACAGTGTCGGAAGCGACTCGTGGTCGGTGATGCGAGACCAGCCGAGATAGCCGCCGAGTGACCCGCCGAGGGCAGCAGCAGCGTTTTCAGCGTGGTCCGGAGCACCCGTGGCGAGCACGACCGCGAGCGCCAGCGCAGCGAGAACCGCACCGAGTGCGAACAGGCGACGCGGGTCGAGGTGGCCGGGGGCGTCGTCCGCAGCGGCGACTGTGAAGATTCCCTTCAGAACGACGAGGCCGAGGAGCGTGCCGACCACGACGTCGACGCCGTAGTGGACACCGATGACGACGCGGGAGAGCGAGACGACCCCGATGATTGCCGCGGCAGCGACGACGCGACGCCGGCGGTCCCACACGTCGAGGATGACCGCGGCAGCACCGTAGACCATCGTCGTCCCGAGGGCGTGGCCGCTCGGGAAGCCGTAGCCATCGTCGGTCGTGAACGCGACGTAGAGGTCCGCGAGTGGGTCGGGCCACGCCGGTGCGGCGGCGATAGCAGCAGTCGGTGGGCGAGGGAGTGCGAACCCGGCTTTGAGTGCGGTGATGAGCCCAAGCGACACCAATGCGAGCGCGACGAACGAGGCGGCAGTCCGTCGCGGGCGCGCAGAGATTCGGGGCCAGCACAGCCAGTACAGCGAGGTGAAGGCGACGAAGAAGAACCACTGGCCACCGAGTTGCGTGACGAGGCCAAACACGAAGACGATGACCTCGGGGAGGTTCGTGAGAGCGGTCTCACCGAAGCCACGAGTCTGGAGCAGCATCATCGTTAGCTCCGACGTTCTCGAACGGCATCAACAGCGCGCCCGGGGACGCCCAGCACGTTCAGGCCGATGCCGAAGATGACGAACAGGACGTAGAGACCCAGCGTCGACAGGAAGATGATGAGCATCGCGATGACTGCGATGAGGTCCGACTGGAGGTAGTAGAACGCGCCGAGCGTGAGGACGACGCCGTAGAGGAGGACGAGATACGGCCCCCAGCCACGGGCTTTGCCGCGACGCATCTGGCGGCGGACGTACCGCTTCAGTTCAGATTCGAGTTGCGGTTTCTCGACGGTCCGTTCGGTCACGTCGGCCTCGAACGCGTCGAGGTCTGCACGGAGCTCTTCGACCTGCGATTCTAACTCCTCGATATCAGGAGCGCCGCGCGGGGAGACGGACGAACCAGCGCGTGATTCGTCGCTGGTGTCGTCGCCCGTCTGCGAGCCATCAGTGTCACCTCGTTCGTCGCTCATGTCCGTATGACCGTCATGTCGGACTCCCGTATGTTGTACCTGCCGGTCCACTCCGCCAACTCCCCCCCTACGGTCACCCGGTTCCGGAACCTCGCCATCGACGACGCCAGCGAGAACGGCGTTGATGACGGCGCCGGAGAGGAGCGTGATTCCCGAGAAGTAGAACCACGTCACGAGGAGCAAAATCGAACCCAGCGCACCCGCGACCGACGCGC
The genomic region above belongs to Haloferax marinisediminis and contains:
- a CDS encoding ArsR/SmtB family transcription factor, whose amino-acid sequence is MADLIPSTPGDADDDRDDRDPRVIGLDSDEADDLLGAISSSTARSVLASLHESPATPSDLATEVDTSLQNVQYHLGNLSEAGLIEVKDTRYSEKGREMNVYAPADRALVVVAGREDDTSGLKSALTRLIGGVGVLGIGGAVVNRLARTGSVFPFAATGGASDGTASGGSAERADSGGAGASGGAGGANDSTTSDVAVSYEGEDSAVNLTGDQQTTVADATTTSDGGGGYSIAEATTESAEATQTAAEEATKTVTEAATQTAAETATSTPVPAAEPTTTAAQTAADGAAQLTSGSVGIADTLGSLSPGALFFLGGLTVLVVWVALGVVQD
- a CDS encoding metallophosphoesterase, producing MLVVVSDTHSTDGHRLTSRTLKAVREADLVVHAGDFMRESVLDDFIDESEQFLAVYGNNDGPEIRARIPEARNFTYGGVEFAMTHTRRGGGTALSLFGRERGADAVIFGHSHRPTFDRTGAIPLINPGSHAQPRGNRQAHAEFEELPDGGLRGRLVTVDGDVFKTFRVVPGGN
- a CDS encoding cation diffusion facilitator family transporter — encoded protein: MAGSTSVVIAALFANAAIAVLKFLGFLATGSPSMLSETYHSISDTGNQVFLLIGIRYSKREETRAHPFGFGKAQFFYSFLVSVMLFGIAGWESAKHGYEALMHPSHGGGAESLLLFGMEVRPVYVNAAILLGAIAFESYAFVKANEELQRQIQEYEWSGLVQAFRETSDVTTLTAFTEDTVALVGAMLALVGIGLTELTGNEVYDAATALLIGILLMGFAIALAWENKRLLLGESVATREEQELKAIIRSDPSVVHIDKFRASYVGPEKLLVALDVSFDPDLDTEEIDDHITAIEDKLREADDRVHFVYIEPEL
- a CDS encoding threonine aldolase family protein; this translates as MIDLRSDTVTLPSDEMRVAARDADVGDDVYGDDPTVNELETRTAEMVGKEAALFVPSGTMGNQIAARVHTSPGQEALVDAEAHVYKWEVGGFAELSGLQVRAFDAGDRAAPTPEQVREHAREESLHVAGTGVMCLENTHNARGGVAIPKADIDAAAEAAHDLGIPVHLDGARMFNACVALDEDPTAMVENVDTVMFCLSKGLGAPVGSILAGPEEFIEDATRVRKQFGGGMRQAGIIAAPGLVALDNVERLADDHENARLLAEGLDAVEGLSVPTPDTNIVVVDSEHAGLTAEEFVDLCGEVGVLGGPFGEYHTRFTTNLNVSRADVEEAVSLVADAVESR
- a CDS encoding aminopeptidase, which produces MDPRIREHAQTIVDHSTRVEGGDNVVVSAPAVADDLVTAICELIGERGAYVVTTSSDPRFMRAYLRASEKEEFETPEHQLALFEESDVLINIRAETNATEQSDVDPKTNAAWRRAYKPIQKEALSKRWCLTQYPAKGSAQLAGMSTEAYENFVYDAVSLDWEKQADHQQQMVDLMNDADEVRITSGDETDVTMSIAGNTTINDKGEHNLPGGEVFTAPVKDSVEGEVYFDLPLYRQGREITGVRVTFEDGKVVDYSAERNEEVLDGVFDTDEGARFLGELGIGMNRNIDQFTYNMLFDEKMGDTVHMAVGAAYPETVGDDNEVNESAEHVDMIVDMSEDSVIELDGEVVQRNGTFVFEDDF
- a CDS encoding VOC family protein, whose amino-acid sequence is MARVVHFDIGADDPERAISFYSEVFGWEFEKWDGPMDYWLVMTGDPNTPGIDGGLAPRDGPAPDDDTPTATYTCTIDVNDVDSVVESVTEHGGRVADDPQTIPGVGRLAYCYDTEGNRFGVMESDETAV
- the glnA gene encoding type I glutamate--ammonia ligase, which gives rise to MTEENVRTDGGLSAEAQAVVDEIEEKNVDFLRLQFTDILGTVKNVSVPASQAEKAFTEGIYFDGSSIDGFVRIQESDMRLEPDPSTFAILPWRQKENSAAARLICDVFNTSTGEPFEGDPRGVLKRAIERADEMGYDINAAPEPEFFLFEEDENGRATTVTNDAGGYFDLAPKDLASDVRRDIIYGLESMGFDIEASHHEVAQGQHEINFTYDDALSTADNVATFRSVVRAIAAEHDLHATFMPKPIARINGSGMHTHISLFQNGENAFHDDDDEFNLSETAKQFTAGILEHAPAVTAVCDPTVNSYKRLVPGYEAPVYIAWSDRNRSALIRKPAARTPAASRIEARFPDPSCNPYLALAALIHAGLDGIERGLECPDPVRENIYEFDEEKREEYGIETLPKDLGAAVDALEEDEVIQNALGDHVYDKFVEAKRAEFKDYLVSVSEWELDRYLETF
- a CDS encoding phosphatase PAP2 family protein; translation: MMLLQTRGFGETALTNLPEVIVFVFGLVTQLGGQWFFFVAFTSLYWLCWPRISARPRRTAASFVALALVSLGLITALKAGFALPRPPTAAIAAAPAWPDPLADLYVAFTTDDGYGFPSGHALGTTMVYGAAAVILDVWDRRRRVVAAAAIIGVVSLSRVVIGVHYGVDVVVGTLLGLVVLKGIFTVAAADDAPGHLDPRRLFALGAVLAALALAVVLATGAPDHAENAAAALGGSLGGYLGWSRITDHESLPTLSPPVALVSFLGAGGLWGITDALDAPIPVTILATGGVVAFILVAPRLQVRFADDSVAQSAD
- a CDS encoding YihY/virulence factor BrkB family protein; this translates as MSAQIRNLVPVGRSVVDTIREKEITFLAASISYYTLVSLIPLLVLGVIVATAIGGEDLEMQLQLLINQYLLPSGQGLVEEALSDQTGQGSIGLLSLGLTVWGALKLFRGLDIAFSRIYGSEAGGIVDQLRDAIISLASIGVGTIGVAVVTALLGLIDLPFIQFISPIILLLTLCVAFFPLYYVFPDVGLTPRQVVPGTVFAAVAWTLLGIGFGIYASFAGASVAGALGSILLLVTWFYFSGITLLSGAVINAVLAGVVDGEVPEPGDRRGGVGGVDRQVQHTGVRHDGHTDMSDERGDTDGSQTGDDTSDESRAGSSVSPRGAPDIEELESQVEELRADLDAFEADVTERTVEKPQLESELKRYVRRQMRRGKARGWGPYLVLLYGVVLTLGAFYYLQSDLIAVIAMLIIFLSTLGLYVLFVIFGIGLNVLGVPGRAVDAVRERRS